The Verrucomicrobiia bacterium sequence AGCTGCGGTCGCGAACCTTCCACCTCGATCACAACGCCCTGCGGCGAGTTGTTGACCCAGCCGGTCAACCCCAGCTCCTCCGCCAGGCGGTGGACGAACGGGCGAAAACCGACGCCTTGCACCGCGCCGTGCAAGATGAGCCGCAGGCGCGTCACGGGCGTCGCTGGTCTGGCTTCCCGCGTTGTCATCTTCAGCCCCATCATCGCGCCCCGCCGTCTCCAGGCTCAACACAGGTTGCCAATCTTTGCGCAGGAATTGCCAAGGGAAGTGGGGCGTCCACTGGCGCGCCGTGCCAGAGTGGCGGCACAAGTCATGCACGAGGTTTCCATCATGACGGAAGCGGTGCGGCTGGCCGTGGCCGCCGCCCAGGCTGCCGGCGCCCGCCAAATCACCGGCCTGCGCCTGCGCGTCGGAACCTTGAGCGGCGCCGCGCCCGAGGCACTGACCTTCGCATGGGACATTGTGCGGCGCGACACGCTGGCAGAGCGCGCCCAACTGGAGATCGAAACCATTCCCGCCACCGGCTGGTGTGCGACCTGCCGCGCGGAATTCGCGGCGGCCGATTTTTTGGGCGAATGCCCGCGTTGCCACGAACCCGGCGGCCAACTGCAACACGGCCGCGAATTGGAAATCGCCGCCGTGGATTTCATCTGACAAACCAAACCAGGATTATGTGCAAAGAATGCGGATGCGGACTGGGCGGTGGCGGCCGGCAAACCGGCAACCACACGCACGCACACCATCATCACGACCACGACCAGGCGCGCAACCACGCTGGTCATGATCACCCGTCCGGGCCGTGGAGCCTGACGTTGAACCAGTCGCTCATGGAAAAGAACGACCGGCTGGCGGCCCGGAACCGCGAACTGTTTCGGGCCAAAGGCTTGCTCGTGTTGAACGTGGTTTCGTCACCCGGCTCGGGCAAGACCACATTCATCCGCGAAACCGCCGTGCGCCTGGCCAAATCGTTGCGAGTGGGCGTCATTGTAGGCGACCTCGCGACCGACAACGACGCCGCGCGGCTGCGAACCGCGGGCATTCCGGTGGTGCAAATCACCACCGGCACGGTTTGCCATCTCGACGCCGACATGGTCTTTCAGG is a genomic window containing:
- the hypA gene encoding hydrogenase maturation nickel metallochaperone HypA, whose amino-acid sequence is MHEVSIMTEAVRLAVAAAQAAGARQITGLRLRVGTLSGAAPEALTFAWDIVRRDTLAERAQLEIETIPATGWCATCRAEFAAADFLGECPRCHEPGGQLQHGRELEIAAVDFI
- the hypB gene encoding hydrogenase nickel incorporation protein HypB, with protein sequence MCKECGCGLGGGGRQTGNHTHAHHHHDHDQARNHAGHDHPSGPWSLTLNQSLMEKNDRLAARNRELFRAKGLLVLNVVSSPGSGKTTFIRETAVRLAKSLRVGVIVGDLATDNDAARLRTAGIPVVQITTGTVCHLDADMVFQAAARLTLDSLDVLVIENVGNLVCPADYDLGEQLRVVLLSTTEGEDKPLKYPPLFHSAHVAIVTKSDLAAAAGFDRELALTNLKRVSHHATRFELSAKTGQGMDTWLAFLTEQRARTNPAPAAR